Part of the Nicotiana sylvestris chromosome 2, ASM39365v2, whole genome shotgun sequence genome, TCCACCCCAATCCCAACTCCAACCCCGATCTCCACCCAATTCCGATTCCACCCTTGTATCCAACTCTCCCGTTGATCTTCCCCCAAACCCCTCCAACCCTTCCAAAATCCCAATTCGACCCCAGAAAATCCGAAAACTCTCTTGCACCCCCTCCTCAAAAACCCCACAAACGACCGCATCCTCCGCGACGCCAGCATCCACCAAGAGTCGCCGAAAGAGCGCGCCAAAATCATCATCATCTAGGGGTTTGCCTCAAATCATCAAACCCTTATCAGCTAACGGCGAAATCGACAATGCACTCTTACACCTCCGTTCAGCCGACCCGCTTCTCGGTTCCTTAATAGACACACTTCCGGTCCCTCAATTTGAATCACACCATTCTCCGTTTTTAGCCTTAAGCAAGAGCATTCTGTACCAGCAACTAGCTTATAAAGCAGGCACCTCAATTTACACGCGCTTCGTGTCCCTTTGTGGCGGAGAGGATGCCGTTTGCCCTGACGTCGTCCTCTCCCTATCCGCTCAACAGCTCAAGCAGATAGGTGTCTCGGGGCGAAAGGCTAGTTATTTATATGACTTAGCTAATAAGTATAAAAATGGGATTTTGTGTGATGATGCGCTTGTAAAGATGGATGATAAGTCATTGTTTACCATGCTTTCGATGGTGAAGGGTATTGGTTCTTGGTCAGTGCATATGTTCATGATTTTTTCACTGCATAGGCCGGATGTTTTGCCTGTTAGTGATTTGGGGGTCAGGAAAGGTGTCCAGTTGTTATACGGATTAGAGGAATTACCTAGGCCATCCCAGATGGAGCAATTGTGCGAGAAATGGAGACCATATAGGTCAGCTGGGGCGTGGTATATGTGGCGGTTTGTGGAGTGGAAAGGGACTCCAACTACTGCTGCAGCTGCAATTGATGCTGGTAATGTGCAGCCGTTGCAGCAAATTCAGACAGGACAGGAGACACAGCAACATCAGTTGCAGCTTCTCGAGCCTATAAATGGCATTGGGAATCTTGGGTATTTGACTATTTTCCGCCTGAAGTAATAATAGTCGTTTCTATATTAAATTCTAGAGTGGTGTGTGGTCATTAATCCTGTCATTGTGATTGAACTTCGATTGCCTTCCCGTTGCTTTTCAATTTGAATTCTTTTGCAGTCTATTAATCGCTCATGAGATAATCTGCAAATGGCTTGCACTGTGTTTTACATTCACTGCCCCGTTAGACAACAACCTGCATACATATTTTGAAGTAATTTCTTATCTCTTTTTAATGATAATATAGACAATATTTAGTTGTGGATGGAAAATCCTGACTGTTGCTTCCTTATATATGCTCACAATCATGGCTTCATAAAAATCGGCTAATGTTTGTTATGCTTGCTTGCATGATGGCTTTACATGAATAGctttcgaaattatcaaaatgtTCAAACTGGAATCAAACAGCTTGTTGTATGACTAAAGCAGCTTTTTCTTAAACTTTCTCCAGTGGTTGTAGTTAGGAAATTTTGTAGATATGTCTAACTATCTTAAATTCTTTAGGTTTTGGATGTTGAGTTTGGTTTGGAAGTCATATTGGAGCTTAGGTGTATCAAATATTGGAAAAAAGATTCATCtggaaaaaaaagaaacagaTTGAAAGAAGAGTAGACTTTTTACCTTTTGTGAGACATATGCCTTGAGGAATGAGGTTGATTCGTGCTTGGTTGTGAAAATTTATGTATTTATATGTAAAATCAGGTGACTGTAGAGGGGAAAAAGATGGAGTGTATACATTAGTGAGCATGAAGTGGACTGCAGTATGTAGCACCAAATGAAGGAAGGAGGAGAGCAGATATGGTTGTTTTAGTGGTTGAAACAAAGTAGGGTACCACGTTATACAAAATGTCAAAGTGTTTGATTCATATAAGCCCTTAATTTATGATGCATTGAGATTTATGAAATGTTGGATAG contains:
- the LOC104217622 gene encoding alkylbase DNA glycosidase-like protein mag2 isoform X2; the protein is MGEQTQVQAKPETQTPPQSQLQPRSPPNSDSTLVSNSPVDLPPNPSNPSKIPIRPQKIRKLSCTPSSKTPQTTASSATPASTKSRRKSAPKSSSSRGLPQIIKPLSANGEIDNALLHLRSADPLLGSLIDTLPVPQFESHHSPFLALSKSILYQQLAYKAGTSIYTRFVSLCGGEDAVCPDVVLSLSAQQLKQIGVSGRKASYLYDLANKYKNGILCDDALVKMDDKSLFTMLSMVKGIGSWSVHMFMIFSLHRPDVLPVSDLGVRKGVQLLYGLEELPRPSQMEQLCEKWRPYRSAGAWYMWRFVEWKGTPTTAAAAIDAGNVQPLQQIQTGQETQQHQLQLLEPINGIGNLGYLTIFRLKACIWSQ
- the LOC104217622 gene encoding uncharacterized protein isoform X1 — protein: MGEQTQVQAKPETQTPPQSQLQPRSPPNSDSTLVSNSPVDLPPNPSNPSKIPIRPQKIRKLSCTPSSKTPQTTASSATPASTKSRRKSAPKSSSSRGLPQIIKPLSANGEIDNALLHLRSADPLLGSLIDTLPVPQFESHHSPFLALSKSILYQQLAYKAGTSIYTRFVSLCGGEDAVCPDVVLSLSAQQLKQIGVSGRKASYLYDLANKYKNGILCDDALVKMDDKSLFTMLSMVKGIGSWSVHMFMIFSLHRPDVLPVSDLGVRKGVQLLYGLEELPRPSQMEQLCEKWRPYRSAGAWYMWRFVEWKGTPTTAAAAIDAGNVQPLQQIQTGQETQQHQLQLLEPINGIGNLGLLIAHEIICKWLALCFTFTAPLDNNLHTYFEGLHLEPMTESVQMSNYSLRLECVCK
- the LOC104217622 gene encoding alkylbase DNA glycosidase-like protein mag2 isoform X3, encoding MGEQTQVQAKPETQTPPQSQLQPRSPPNSDSTLVSNSPVDLPPNPSNPSKIPIRPQKIRKLSCTPSSKTPQTTASSATPASTKSRRKSAPKSSSSRGLPQIIKPLSANGEIDNALLHLRSADPLLGSLIDTLPVPQFESHHSPFLALSKSILYQQLAYKAGTSIYTRFVSLCGGEDAVCPDVVLSLSAQQLKQIGVSGRKASYLYDLANKYKNGILCDDALVKMDDKSLFTMLSMVKGIGSWSVHMFMIFSLHRPDVLPVSDLGVRKGVQLLYGLEELPRPSQMEQLCEKWRPYRSAGAWYMWRFVEWKGTPTTAAAAIDAGNVQPLQQIQTGQETQQHQLQLLEPINGIGNLGACIWSQ